One part of the Humulus lupulus chromosome 9, drHumLupu1.1, whole genome shotgun sequence genome encodes these proteins:
- the LOC133800765 gene encoding putative germin-like protein 2-1: MASWIVFSGFGACSLLVMLAVAFDPSPLQDFCVADTSRPAFVNGLACKDPKKVTADDFLLSGFHISGNTSNPIGSAVKAVTASELPGLNTLGISLVRVDYAPRGVNPLHTHPRASEILTVLEGSLEVGFITSSPENRRITKVLEKGDVFVFPVGLVHYQKNVGHGNAVAIAALSSQNPGVIIIAGAVFGSNPEMSEDVLARSFQLDKNVINYLQTKF; encoded by the exons ATGGCGAGTTGGATAGTTTTCTCAGGCTTTGGCGCTTGTTCCTTGTTAGTAATGCTAGCCGTAGCATTTGATCCTAGTCCTCTTCAAGATTTTTGTGTTGCAGATACATCAAGACCAG CGTTCGTGAATGGTCTGGCCTGCAAGGATCCAAAAAAGGTTACAGCCGATGATTTTCTGTTGAGCGGGTTTCACATATCAGGCAACACTTCGAACCCAATAGGGTCAGCAGTGAAGGCAGTTACGGCATCAGAATTGCCAGGACTCAATACTCTTGGAATTTCACTTGTTCGCGTTGACTATGCCCCGAGAGGAGTCAACCCTCTTCACACTCACCCTCGTGCCTCGGAGATCTTGACCGTTCTTGAAGGAAGTCTCGAAGTCGGTTTCATCACGTCAAGCCCCGAGAACCGTCGGATCACAAAGGTTCTTGAAAAGGGTGATGTGTTCGTCTTTCCTGTTGGTCTTGTCCATTACCAGAAGAATGTTGGCCATGGAAATGCTGTGGCCATTGCAGCCCTCAGCAGCCAAAATCCCGGCGTGATTATAATCGCTGGCGCTGTGTTTGGCTCAAATCCTGAAATGTCCGAAGACGTTTTGGCTAGGTCTTTCCAACTTGATAAAAATGTTATCAATTATCTGCAGACCAAGTTCTAG